From Salvia splendens isolate huo1 chromosome 16, SspV2, whole genome shotgun sequence, a single genomic window includes:
- the LOC121771298 gene encoding sister chromatid cohesion 1 protein 1-like, translated as MFYSHQLLARKAPLGQIWMAATLHAKIHRRKLDKLNIIKICEEILNPSVPMALRLSGILMGGVVIVYERKVKLLYDDVTRLLVEINEAWKVKSVPSDTTRLPKGKAQAKFESVTLPPNRNEDLGEAEESLPHFNTETFTDFHQTSYFAMRLDSLDDSYLNQNPQGDQDQNHHQAEAAEITLNDNYDSYQADTTTFIHFERFDVEGDEETQLNFTPPEHVEIPNIIPSPPHQEELPKSDEVLERHHEEQVNQQSAESMKADLDQKRKKVVQRRARKPTGRVMDYDQTIITGHIYQNWLQNSTDIVRERKRKRPRDALSLMKIGNVMELPSVVLVDRLFTRELGRVHYPDPLFEMWRSSIQPPHDSPSGGASRPQPPEPSSSSPSDRMHFPEPARDPFEDFHSGVGSPPTRISVEKQRANNEMPPEVLIDELRNNLRNNVFGVVDTNGVSASKLNLMATPGNSGDGIRSIPSSGSGHGFFSHNADTTSGRSSKKRPFSASKNSGNGLEPVAEDLSWEHPDPNFKLTNLSKNDLTPDFDLLVETGPTHTQKHPVINQPLDQITDSIRVHLKNHFDTPGNAKVESLDQLAFGMNRKRAACLFYQTCVLATRDYVKVEQKMPYGDILISRGPEM; from the exons ATGTTTTACTCTCATCAGCTTCTAGCTCGCAAGGCTCCGCTCGGACAGATATG GATGGCGGCAACGCTGCATGCAAAGATCCACCGCCGAAAGCTTGACAAGCTTAATATTATCAAAATCTG CGAAGAGATTTTGAACCCCTCTGTTCCAATGGCTCTCAGACTTTCTGGGATTCTCATGG GTGGAGTTGTAATTGTTTATGAGAGAAAAGTTAAATTACTCTACG ATGATGTAACCCGTCTGCTG GTGGAAATCAATGAAGCTTGGAAAGTTAAAAGTGTTCCATCAGATACAACAAGACTTCCCAAGGGCAAAGCTCAAGCTAA ATTTGAATCTGTTACACTGCCACCAAATCGTAATGAGGACCTGGGGGAGGCCGAGGAGTCACTTCCACATTTTAATACAGAAACATTTACGGATTTTCATCAGACCTCCTATTTTGCTATG AGACTGGATAGCTTGGATGATTCCTATCTAAACCAAAACCCTCAGGGTGATCAAGACCAGAACCACCATCAAG CTGAGGCTGCTGAGATTACATTAAATGATAATTATGATTCATATCAGGCAGACACCACAACATTCATCCACTTCGAAAG GTTTGATGTTGAAGGGGACGAGGAGACACAATTGAACTTCACTCCACCAGAACATGTGGAAATCCCTAATATCATACCATCACCACCTCATCAAGAGGAGCTCCCTAAGT CTGATGAAGTCCTGGAACGACATCATGAGGAGCAAGTCAATCAGCAATCTGCTGAAAGCATGAAAGCTGATTTG GATCAAAAGAGGAAGAAAGTTGTTCAAAGAAGGGCAAGGAAACCGACAGGTCGTGTAATGGACTATGATCAAACTATCATTACTGGTCACATATATCAAAACTGGCTTCAGAATTCCACTGATATTGTAagggaaaggaaaagaaag AGACCCAGGGATGCCTTGTCCTTGATGAAGATAGGCAATGTCATGGAGTTGCCTTCTGTTGTACTGGTTGATAGGTTATTCACACGTGAACTTGGACGAGTTCACTATCCAGATCCTCTTTTTGAAATGTGGAGAAGTAGTATTCAACCTCCACACGATTCACCTTCTG GAGGAGCTTCTCGCCCTCAGCCACCAGAACCGTCATCATCATCGCCATCAGATAGAATGCATTTTCCAGAACCAGCTAGAGAT CCTTTTGAAGACTTCCACAGTGGAGTTGGCTCACCTCCAACAAGAATTTCCGTCGAGAAGCAAAGAGCAAACAATGAGATGCCCCCTGAGGTGTTAATCGATGAGCTTAGGAACAACCTTAGGAACAACGTGTTTGGAGTTGTAGACACTAATGGAGTGAGCGCATCCAAGCTCAACCTGATGGCTACCCCAGGAAATTCCG GTGATGGAATAAGGTCAATCCCCAGTTCAGGATCGGGGCATGGTTTCTTCTCACACAACGCAGACACCACATCAGGAAG GTCAAGCAAAAAAAGACCCTTCTCGGCTTCTAAAAACAGTGGCAATGGACTTGAACCTGTAGCAGAGGATCTTTCATGGGAGCATCCTGATCCCAACTTTAAGTTAACTAATCTATCAAAAAATGACTTAACACCAGATTTCG ATCTTTTGGTAGAAACTGGACCAACACACACACAGAAGCATCCTGTCATCAATCAGCCACTAGATCAGATAACTGATTCCATCCGAGT GCACTTGAAGAATCATTTCGACACACCCGGAAACGCCAAAGTCGAATCTCTAGACCAATTAGCTTTCGGGATGAACAGAAAGAGAGCAGCATGTCTTTTCTACCAGACTTGTG TTCTTGCGACACGAGACTACGTAAAAGTTGAGCAAAAGATGCCGTATGGTGACATACTAATTTCCAGAGGTCCAGAGATGTGA
- the LOC121770018 gene encoding phosphatidylinositol-glycan biosynthesis class X protein-like isoform X1, with the protein MTGFFSSDLGMKTRSMQCVSVIFLISIKSFVLGSIYTCSVDEYIAESYFKKYHSFIEREFDNFIANKIPLGSCKLLKDENLLMVKSLSRNVIGEGSHRWLSSSMRLKFPRELKHELTARSCEVVVIERLPSGVFADPFELQHFVQRGVFTDASVFGDTNLELPSFRSNQTVVEIHMSIDSKVPLRDEDESEIILKVPLHARYQPLGHGFSRVEFGAPDIFVCCSSTEQDVTKRLCQPIPTSLIPDKKGSPLMWEIPCGNKEHAAVVSAVTFGFAISTALLIVLTSVSYSRQ; encoded by the exons ATGACAG GGTTCTTCAGCTCAGATTTGGGGATGAAAACTCGTTCCATGCAAtgtgtttctgtgatatttctCATAAGCATCAAATCGTTCGTACTGGGTTCGATTTAT ACATGTTCTGTCGATGAATACATCGCAGAAAGCTATTTCAAGAAATACCATAGCTTTATAGAACGAGAATTTGACAATTTCATAGCAAATAAAATCCCACTAGGCTCGTGCAAATTACTCAAAGATGAAAACCTACTTATGGTGAAGAGTCTAAGTCGAAATGTGATTGGCGAAGGCTCTCATCGCTGGCTTTCTTCTTCTATGAGGCTTAAGTTTCCACGTGAATTGAAACACGAGCTCACTGCACGTTCTTGTGAAGTCGTTGTCATTGAAAGGCTGCCCTCTGGGGTCTTCGCTGATCCTTTCGAGCTGCAGCACTTTGTGCAACGCGGTG TGTTCACAGATGCATCTGTCTTTGGTGACACGAATTTAGAGTTACCTTCTTTCCGCTCAAACCAAACCGTTGTTGAGATACATATGAGCATTGATTCTAAAGTGCCTTTGAGGGATGAGGATGAGTCAGAAATCATCCTTAAGGTTCCATTACATGCACGATATCAG CCTCTAGGACATGGTTTCTCAAGGGTTGAGTTTGGGGCACCGGATATATTCGTGTGCTGCAGCAGCACTGAACAAGACGTGACTAAAAGGCTCTGTCAACCCATCCCCACGAGCCTCATCCCTGACAAGAAAGGCAGTCCACTTATGTGGGAAATACCATGTGGCAACAAGGAACATGCTGCAGTTGTGTCTGCTGTTACTTTCGGGTTTGCTATCTCTACTGCATTGCTTATTGTATTGACGTCTGTTTCTTACTCAAGGCAGTGA
- the LOC121770018 gene encoding phosphatidylinositol-glycan biosynthesis class X protein-like isoform X2: protein MCFCDISHKHQIVRTGFDLCSCKLLKDENLLMVKSLSRNVIGEGSHRWLSSSMRLKFPRELKHELTARSCEVVVIERLPSGVFADPFELQHFVQRGVFTDASVFGDTNLELPSFRSNQTVVEIHMSIDSKVPLRDEDESEIILKVPLHARYQPLGHGFSRVEFGAPDIFVCCSSTEQDVTKRLCQPIPTSLIPDKKGSPLMWEIPCGNKEHAAVVSAVTFGFAISTALLIVLTSVSYSRQ from the exons AtgtgtttctgtgatatttctCATAAGCATCAAATCGTTCGTACTGGGTTCGATTTAT GCTCGTGCAAATTACTCAAAGATGAAAACCTACTTATGGTGAAGAGTCTAAGTCGAAATGTGATTGGCGAAGGCTCTCATCGCTGGCTTTCTTCTTCTATGAGGCTTAAGTTTCCACGTGAATTGAAACACGAGCTCACTGCACGTTCTTGTGAAGTCGTTGTCATTGAAAGGCTGCCCTCTGGGGTCTTCGCTGATCCTTTCGAGCTGCAGCACTTTGTGCAACGCGGTG TGTTCACAGATGCATCTGTCTTTGGTGACACGAATTTAGAGTTACCTTCTTTCCGCTCAAACCAAACCGTTGTTGAGATACATATGAGCATTGATTCTAAAGTGCCTTTGAGGGATGAGGATGAGTCAGAAATCATCCTTAAGGTTCCATTACATGCACGATATCAG CCTCTAGGACATGGTTTCTCAAGGGTTGAGTTTGGGGCACCGGATATATTCGTGTGCTGCAGCAGCACTGAACAAGACGTGACTAAAAGGCTCTGTCAACCCATCCCCACGAGCCTCATCCCTGACAAGAAAGGCAGTCCACTTATGTGGGAAATACCATGTGGCAACAAGGAACATGCTGCAGTTGTGTCTGCTGTTACTTTCGGGTTTGCTATCTCTACTGCATTGCTTATTGTATTGACGTCTGTTTCTTACTCAAGGCAGTGA